In one window of Mercurialis annua linkage group LG4, ddMerAnnu1.2, whole genome shotgun sequence DNA:
- the LOC126676749 gene encoding uncharacterized protein LOC126676749 isoform X2: protein MAVSEEECSNAKSRSSSASSNRAHYLAKCVLRGSVILQVVYGNFRAISSNDIVFGKETSIELVIIGEDGIVQSICEHPVFGTIKDIAVIPWNDKFYARSPQMHGKDLLAVTSDSGKLSFLFFCNEMHRFFPLTQVQLSNPGNSIYQLGSRLAVASSGCFVATSAYVDRLALFSLSVSGGSDIINEQIFYPSHNEDHTSFTRSNQTPSICGTIWSMCFISRESSQSSKEHNPVLAIIVNRRDEQLNMLYMLEWNTREHTINVNSPPFEAGPAAHNIIEVPHSNGFALLFRVGEVLLMDLRDDRNPCSVCRTPLTVLPAVMDEQNFFDESCRVQDADDDSLFNVAACALLQLQDYDPMCIDSEDGNIKSTSKYVCSWSWDPEYDKTPKMIFCVDSGEFFMFEIFFDSEEPTVNLSGCLYKGLPCKSLLWVKGGFMAALVEMGDGIVLKVENDRLLYASSIQSIAPILDMSVVDYHDEKRDQMFGCCGVAPEGSLRIIRSGINVENLLRTAPIYHGVSGVWTLRMKATDLYHSFVVLSFVEETRVLSVGVSFTDVTDSVGFLPNVCTLACGLVGDGLLVQIHQTAVSLCLPTKVAHVEGIPLSSPGCTSWFPKNTSVSLGAVGNNLIVVSTSNPCFLYVLGVRSLSTYHYEIYELQHLKLLNELSCISIPQKHFEPRRPSSSNIVDENCALTFPVGVDIGSTFVIGTHRPSVEVVCLMPDKGLRVIARGTISLINTLGTAISGCIPQDVRLVLVDRLYILSGLRNGMLLRFEWPSPSSVSSLELSHYGYPIDSLMFNASSPLSIMPAGFSESQTCSVDLIGNKMDDLPVNLQLIATRRIGITPVFLVPLSDSLDADMIALSDRPWLLQTARHGLSYTSISFQPSTHSTPICSAECPKGLLFVADNSLHLVEMVHSMRLNVQKFHLEGTPRKILYHSDSRMLLVMRTELSNDTCSSDVCCVDPLSGLVLSSFKLENRETGKSMGLVRVGTEQVLVVGTSLSSGPAIMPSGEAESTKGRLIVLCLEHLQNSDSGSMTFCSKAGSSTQRTSPFREVVGSTAEQLSSSSLCSSPDDSYDGVKLEETEVWQLRLACATKWSGMALTICPYLDRYFLASAVLCMWLSK, encoded by the exons ATGGCAGTTTCAGAAGAGGAATGCTCAAATGCAAAATCTCGATCATCATCTGCTTCATCGAACAGAGCTCACTACTTAGCCAAGTGTGTTCTTAGAGGTAGTGTTATTTTACAGGTCGTGTACGGTAATTTTCGCGCTATTTCCTCAAACGACATCGTGTTCGGCAAG GAAACATCCATAGAGTTAGTAATTATCGGGGAAGATGGAATTGTACAGTCTATTTGTGAGCATCCTGTATTTGGCACAATTAAAGATATTGCTGTCATACCTTGGAACGACAAGTTCTATGCACGAAGCCCACAG ATGCATGGAAAAGACCTTTTAGCTGTTACTTCTGATTCGGGGAagctttcttttctctttttttgcAACGAAATGCACAG GTTCTTTCCTTTAACACAAGTGCAACTTTCCAATCCTGGAAACTCAATATATCAACTAGGAAGTCGACTGGCTGTTGCTTCCAG TGGATGCTTTGTTGCTACCAGTGCATATGTGGACCGATTGGCTTTATTTTCCCTATCTGTATCTGGGGGCAGTGACATCATTAATGAG CAAATTTTTTATCCTTCTCATAATGAGGATCATACAAGTTTCACCCGAAGTAACCAGACGCCTAGTATATGTGGTACCATATGGAGCATGTGCTTTATTTCAAGGGAATCAAGTCAATCAAGTAAGGAGCATAATCCTGTACTAGCCATTATTGTAAATAG GAGGGATGAACAGCTAAACATGCTATATATGTTGGAATGGAATACTAGAGAGCATACTATAAATGTTAATTCTCCACCTTTTGAAGCTGGACCAGCTGCACACAATATTATTGAAGTTCCTCATTCTAATGGCTTTGCACTTCTGTTTAGGGTTGGCGAAGTTCTATTAATGGATCTTAGAGACGATCGCAACCCCTGTTCTGTCTGTCGCACTCCCTTAACCGTCTTGCCTGCCGTAATGGATGAACAAAATTTTTTTGACGAGTCATGTCGAGTTCAAGATGCTGACGATGACAGTTTGTTTAATGTTGCTGCATGTGCTTTACTGCAGCTTCAGGATTATGATCCCATGTGTATAGATAGTGAAGATGGTAATATAAAATCTACCTCCAAGTATGTGTGCTCTTGGAGTTGGGATCCCGAATATGATAAAACTccaaaaatgattttttgtgTAGATAGTGGGGAGTTTTTCATGTTTGAAATTTTCTTTGATTCAGAAGAACCCACTGTAAATCTTTCTGGTTGTCTGTACAAAGGTCTACCATGTAAATCGCTTTTGTGGGTTAAAGGTGGTTTTATGGCTGCTCTTGTAGAGATGGGTGATGGGATTGTTTTGAAAGTTGAAAATGATAGGCTATTGTATGCAAGCTCGATACAAAGCATTGCACCAATCTTGGACATGTCTGTTGTTGATTACCATGACGAGAAACGTGACCAAATGTTTGGCTGTTGTGGAGTGGCCCCTGAAGGGTCATTAAGGATTATTAGGAGTGGCAttaatgttgaaaatttattgaGGACGGCGCCTATCTATCATGGTGTTAGTGGTGTTTGGACACTTAGAATGAAAGCAACTGATTTGTATCATTCTTTTGTTGTTTTATCTTTTGTTGAAGAGACCAGAGTGCTATCAGTGGGAGTTAGCTTTACTGATGTGACGGATTCAGTTGGCTTCCTTCCCAATGTCTGTACTTTGGCTTGTGGACTTGTAGGTGATGGTTTGCTTGTCCAAATTCACCAAACTGCTGTTAGCCTTTGTTTACCCACCAAGGTTGCCCATGTTGAAGGTATACCTCTGTCTTCTCCAGGTTGCACATCTTGGTTTCCTAAGAATACGAGTGTCAGTTTGGGGGCTGTTGGAAATAATTTGATTGTTGTTTCTACTTCTAATCCATGTTTTCTATATGTTCTTGGGGTCAGATCGCTATCAACTTATCATTATGAGATATACGAATTGCAACATTTGAAATTGCTGAACGAATTATCCTGCATTTCGATACCCCAAAAACATTTTGAGCCAAGACGACCAAGTTCTAGCAATATCGTGGATGAGAACTGTGCATTGACATTTCCAGTTGGAGTTGACATTGGTAGTACATTTGTTATCGGTACACATAGGCCTTCAGTGGAAGTTGTGTGTTTAATGCCTGATAAAGGCCTGAGAGTTATTGCTCGTGGGACAATATCTTTAATAAATACTCTAGGAACTGCTATCAGTGGCTGCATCCCTCAAGATGTAAGGCTTGTACTAGTTGACCGGCTGTACATACTTTCTGGTTTGAGGAATGGCATGCTGCTTCGGTTTGAGTGGCCTTCTCCCTCTTCAGTTTCATCATTGGAACTATCCCATTATGGATATCCAATTGATTCATTAATGTTTAATGCTAGTAGTCCTTTATCAATTATGCCTGCAGGGTTTTCTGAATCACAAACATGTTCTGTTGACTTAATTGGCAATAAAATGGATGACCTTCCTGTTAATCTACAATTGATTGCAACCCGTCGTATTGGCATTACTCCTGTTTTTCTTGTTCCTCTGTCTGATTCGCTTGACGCAGACATGATTGCCCTCAGTGATAGACCATGGTTATTGCAAACTGCAAGGCACGGGCTCTCTTATACTTCAATATCATTTCAGCCTTCAACTCATTCTACTCCTATATGTTCAGCGGAATGTCCGAAAGGACTTCTATTTGTTGCAGACAACAGTCTACATTTG GTTGAAATGGTGCATAGCATGAGGCTCAATGTTCAGAAGTTTCATCTTGAGGGTACTCCGCGAAAGATCCTATACCATAGTGATAGTAGGATGTTACTTGTGATGAGAACTGAACTAAGTAATGACACATGTTCTTCTGACGTATGCTGTGTTGATCCCCTCAGTGGTTTGGTATTATCATCTTTTAAACTTGAAAATAGAGAAACAGGAAAATCAATGGGGTTGGTGAGGGTGGGAACTGAACAGGTTCTGGTGGTTGGAACTAGTCTGTCTTCTGGTCCAGCTATAATGCCCAGTGGTGAAGCTGAAAG TACCAAGGGCCGCCTTATAGTGCTTTGCCTTGAACATTTGCAAAACTCAGATAGTGGCTCAATGACATTCTGCTCGAAGGCAGGGTCATCCACTCAACGAACTTCACCTTTTCGCGAAGTTGTTGGCAGCACTGCTGAACAGCTATCAAGCAGTAGTCTTTGCAGTAGTCCAGACGATAGCTATGATGGAGTCAAACTTGAAGAAACTGAAGTGTGGCAGTTACGATTGGCTTGTGCAACCAAATGGTCTGGAATGGCATTAACAATATGTCCCTACCTTGATCGTTACTTTTTGGCTTCTGCTG TTTTATGTATGTGGCTTTCCAAATGA
- the LOC126676749 gene encoding uncharacterized protein LOC126676749 isoform X1 encodes MAVSEEECSNAKSRSSSASSNRAHYLAKCVLRGSVILQVVYGNFRAISSNDIVFGKETSIELVIIGEDGIVQSICEHPVFGTIKDIAVIPWNDKFYARSPQMHGKDLLAVTSDSGKLSFLFFCNEMHRFFPLTQVQLSNPGNSIYQLGSRLAVASSGCFVATSAYVDRLALFSLSVSGGSDIINEQIFYPSHNEDHTSFTRSNQTPSICGTIWSMCFISRESSQSSKEHNPVLAIIVNRRDEQLNMLYMLEWNTREHTINVNSPPFEAGPAAHNIIEVPHSNGFALLFRVGEVLLMDLRDDRNPCSVCRTPLTVLPAVMDEQNFFDESCRVQDADDDSLFNVAACALLQLQDYDPMCIDSEDGNIKSTSKYVCSWSWDPEYDKTPKMIFCVDSGEFFMFEIFFDSEEPTVNLSGCLYKGLPCKSLLWVKGGFMAALVEMGDGIVLKVENDRLLYASSIQSIAPILDMSVVDYHDEKRDQMFGCCGVAPEGSLRIIRSGINVENLLRTAPIYHGVSGVWTLRMKATDLYHSFVVLSFVEETRVLSVGVSFTDVTDSVGFLPNVCTLACGLVGDGLLVQIHQTAVSLCLPTKVAHVEGIPLSSPGCTSWFPKNTSVSLGAVGNNLIVVSTSNPCFLYVLGVRSLSTYHYEIYELQHLKLLNELSCISIPQKHFEPRRPSSSNIVDENCALTFPVGVDIGSTFVIGTHRPSVEVVCLMPDKGLRVIARGTISLINTLGTAISGCIPQDVRLVLVDRLYILSGLRNGMLLRFEWPSPSSVSSLELSHYGYPIDSLMFNASSPLSIMPAGFSESQTCSVDLIGNKMDDLPVNLQLIATRRIGITPVFLVPLSDSLDADMIALSDRPWLLQTARHGLSYTSISFQPSTHSTPICSAECPKGLLFVADNSLHLVEMVHSMRLNVQKFHLEGTPRKILYHSDSRMLLVMRTELSNDTCSSDVCCVDPLSGLVLSSFKLENRETGKSMGLVRVGTEQVLVVGTSLSSGPAIMPSGEAESTKGRLIVLCLEHLQNSDSGSMTFCSKAGSSTQRTSPFREVVGSTAEQLSSSSLCSSPDDSYDGVKLEETEVWQLRLACATKWSGMALTICPYLDRYFLASAGSSFYVCGFPNDNPQRVRKFAVARTRFTIVSLTTYFTRIAVGDCRDGILFYTYHEDTRKLEQVYCDPSQRLVADCILLDVDTAVVSDRKGSIAVLSCPDDSERNASPECNLTLTCAYYMGEIAMSIRKGSFSYKIPADDVLMGYDVVTTNAYSSNNTVMASTILGSLLIFIPLTREEHELLEAVQARLVIHPLTAPILGNDHSEFRGRQNPVGAPKILDGDMLSQFLELTSLQQEAILSAPLSKQNAAKMGLKSPPLPIPVNQVVQLLERVHYALN; translated from the exons ATGGCAGTTTCAGAAGAGGAATGCTCAAATGCAAAATCTCGATCATCATCTGCTTCATCGAACAGAGCTCACTACTTAGCCAAGTGTGTTCTTAGAGGTAGTGTTATTTTACAGGTCGTGTACGGTAATTTTCGCGCTATTTCCTCAAACGACATCGTGTTCGGCAAG GAAACATCCATAGAGTTAGTAATTATCGGGGAAGATGGAATTGTACAGTCTATTTGTGAGCATCCTGTATTTGGCACAATTAAAGATATTGCTGTCATACCTTGGAACGACAAGTTCTATGCACGAAGCCCACAG ATGCATGGAAAAGACCTTTTAGCTGTTACTTCTGATTCGGGGAagctttcttttctctttttttgcAACGAAATGCACAG GTTCTTTCCTTTAACACAAGTGCAACTTTCCAATCCTGGAAACTCAATATATCAACTAGGAAGTCGACTGGCTGTTGCTTCCAG TGGATGCTTTGTTGCTACCAGTGCATATGTGGACCGATTGGCTTTATTTTCCCTATCTGTATCTGGGGGCAGTGACATCATTAATGAG CAAATTTTTTATCCTTCTCATAATGAGGATCATACAAGTTTCACCCGAAGTAACCAGACGCCTAGTATATGTGGTACCATATGGAGCATGTGCTTTATTTCAAGGGAATCAAGTCAATCAAGTAAGGAGCATAATCCTGTACTAGCCATTATTGTAAATAG GAGGGATGAACAGCTAAACATGCTATATATGTTGGAATGGAATACTAGAGAGCATACTATAAATGTTAATTCTCCACCTTTTGAAGCTGGACCAGCTGCACACAATATTATTGAAGTTCCTCATTCTAATGGCTTTGCACTTCTGTTTAGGGTTGGCGAAGTTCTATTAATGGATCTTAGAGACGATCGCAACCCCTGTTCTGTCTGTCGCACTCCCTTAACCGTCTTGCCTGCCGTAATGGATGAACAAAATTTTTTTGACGAGTCATGTCGAGTTCAAGATGCTGACGATGACAGTTTGTTTAATGTTGCTGCATGTGCTTTACTGCAGCTTCAGGATTATGATCCCATGTGTATAGATAGTGAAGATGGTAATATAAAATCTACCTCCAAGTATGTGTGCTCTTGGAGTTGGGATCCCGAATATGATAAAACTccaaaaatgattttttgtgTAGATAGTGGGGAGTTTTTCATGTTTGAAATTTTCTTTGATTCAGAAGAACCCACTGTAAATCTTTCTGGTTGTCTGTACAAAGGTCTACCATGTAAATCGCTTTTGTGGGTTAAAGGTGGTTTTATGGCTGCTCTTGTAGAGATGGGTGATGGGATTGTTTTGAAAGTTGAAAATGATAGGCTATTGTATGCAAGCTCGATACAAAGCATTGCACCAATCTTGGACATGTCTGTTGTTGATTACCATGACGAGAAACGTGACCAAATGTTTGGCTGTTGTGGAGTGGCCCCTGAAGGGTCATTAAGGATTATTAGGAGTGGCAttaatgttgaaaatttattgaGGACGGCGCCTATCTATCATGGTGTTAGTGGTGTTTGGACACTTAGAATGAAAGCAACTGATTTGTATCATTCTTTTGTTGTTTTATCTTTTGTTGAAGAGACCAGAGTGCTATCAGTGGGAGTTAGCTTTACTGATGTGACGGATTCAGTTGGCTTCCTTCCCAATGTCTGTACTTTGGCTTGTGGACTTGTAGGTGATGGTTTGCTTGTCCAAATTCACCAAACTGCTGTTAGCCTTTGTTTACCCACCAAGGTTGCCCATGTTGAAGGTATACCTCTGTCTTCTCCAGGTTGCACATCTTGGTTTCCTAAGAATACGAGTGTCAGTTTGGGGGCTGTTGGAAATAATTTGATTGTTGTTTCTACTTCTAATCCATGTTTTCTATATGTTCTTGGGGTCAGATCGCTATCAACTTATCATTATGAGATATACGAATTGCAACATTTGAAATTGCTGAACGAATTATCCTGCATTTCGATACCCCAAAAACATTTTGAGCCAAGACGACCAAGTTCTAGCAATATCGTGGATGAGAACTGTGCATTGACATTTCCAGTTGGAGTTGACATTGGTAGTACATTTGTTATCGGTACACATAGGCCTTCAGTGGAAGTTGTGTGTTTAATGCCTGATAAAGGCCTGAGAGTTATTGCTCGTGGGACAATATCTTTAATAAATACTCTAGGAACTGCTATCAGTGGCTGCATCCCTCAAGATGTAAGGCTTGTACTAGTTGACCGGCTGTACATACTTTCTGGTTTGAGGAATGGCATGCTGCTTCGGTTTGAGTGGCCTTCTCCCTCTTCAGTTTCATCATTGGAACTATCCCATTATGGATATCCAATTGATTCATTAATGTTTAATGCTAGTAGTCCTTTATCAATTATGCCTGCAGGGTTTTCTGAATCACAAACATGTTCTGTTGACTTAATTGGCAATAAAATGGATGACCTTCCTGTTAATCTACAATTGATTGCAACCCGTCGTATTGGCATTACTCCTGTTTTTCTTGTTCCTCTGTCTGATTCGCTTGACGCAGACATGATTGCCCTCAGTGATAGACCATGGTTATTGCAAACTGCAAGGCACGGGCTCTCTTATACTTCAATATCATTTCAGCCTTCAACTCATTCTACTCCTATATGTTCAGCGGAATGTCCGAAAGGACTTCTATTTGTTGCAGACAACAGTCTACATTTG GTTGAAATGGTGCATAGCATGAGGCTCAATGTTCAGAAGTTTCATCTTGAGGGTACTCCGCGAAAGATCCTATACCATAGTGATAGTAGGATGTTACTTGTGATGAGAACTGAACTAAGTAATGACACATGTTCTTCTGACGTATGCTGTGTTGATCCCCTCAGTGGTTTGGTATTATCATCTTTTAAACTTGAAAATAGAGAAACAGGAAAATCAATGGGGTTGGTGAGGGTGGGAACTGAACAGGTTCTGGTGGTTGGAACTAGTCTGTCTTCTGGTCCAGCTATAATGCCCAGTGGTGAAGCTGAAAG TACCAAGGGCCGCCTTATAGTGCTTTGCCTTGAACATTTGCAAAACTCAGATAGTGGCTCAATGACATTCTGCTCGAAGGCAGGGTCATCCACTCAACGAACTTCACCTTTTCGCGAAGTTGTTGGCAGCACTGCTGAACAGCTATCAAGCAGTAGTCTTTGCAGTAGTCCAGACGATAGCTATGATGGAGTCAAACTTGAAGAAACTGAAGTGTGGCAGTTACGATTGGCTTGTGCAACCAAATGGTCTGGAATGGCATTAACAATATGTCCCTACCTTGATCGTTACTTTTTGGCTTCTGCTGGTAGTTCT TTTTATGTATGTGGCTTTCCAAATGATAATCCCCAAAGAGTGAGAAAGTTTGCTGTAGCAAGGACGCGCTTTACCATAGTTTCATTGACCACATATTTCACTAGAATTGCTGTTGGTGATTGCCGTGATGGCATCCTTTTTTATACTTATCATGAG GATACTAGAAAACTGGAGCAAGTTTATTGTGACCCATCACAGAGATTAGTTGCTGATTGTATCCTTCTAGATGTTGATACGGCAGTGGTTTCAGATCGCAAGGGAAGCATCGCTGTCTTGTCATGTCCGGATGATTCAGAAC GTAATGCAAGTCCAGAGTGCAATTTGACATTGACTTGTGCATATTACATGGGTGAGATAGCTATGAGCATTAGGAAG GGGtcattttcatataaaattccTGCTGATGATGTGTTGATGGGATATGATGTTGTCACCACCAATGCTTATTCTTCAAACAACACAGTTATGGCCAGTACAATTTTGGGAAGCTTATTAATTTTCATTCCTTTGACAAG GGAAGAGCATGAACTTCTAGAAGCTGTGCAAGCTAGACTTGTGATTCATCCTTTGACAGCTCCTATTTTAGGAAATGACCACAGTGAGTTCCGCGGCCGTCAAAATCCG GTTGGAGCGCCTAAGATACTTGATGGTGACATGCTGTCTCAGTTCTTGGAGCTAACAAGCCTACAACAAGAGGCAATATTGTCGGCACCTCTTAGCAAACAAAATGCTGCTAAAATGGGTTTAAAATCACCGCCTTTGCCTATCCCAGTTAATCAGGTTGTACAACTCCTCGAGCGAGTTCATTATGCTCTCAATTAG